In Hypomesus transpacificus isolate Combined female chromosome 4, fHypTra1, whole genome shotgun sequence, the following are encoded in one genomic region:
- the LOC124467276 gene encoding coagulation factor XI-like isoform X3: protein MQFYVVGLLALCGHALSQECQPELLEKTDFQGDDIQVKSPDAEHCQLACTQHPTCRFFTFNTGNLNCFLKDSSSGQPSKRDIQSNAISGFALKGCDPSIQTCQRLLHKVYPNVDFLGGDFLSLFTDSHEECQRACTNQPGCQAFTFLTENFTPEQYRYKCHLKFLWTVPRPPKVRNLPEASSGFSKNLDPLLLASKEACKSTIFNDTDVKGEDLEQVPAVSAEHCQHLCTSHPLCSYFSFHKILHTCYLKNNRDMMKLVAEKNMFTGMPTRHCAPSSDWVFADYDGVDFWGNDKKFVLLDDKESCRQVCNEDPACQFYTYLSSSFNDPVYRRRCYLKRIITLPLPPKVGSLPNVVSGFSLNCGL from the exons ATGCAGTTCTACGTGGTAGGTCTGCTCGCTCTCTGTGGGCACGCTCTCAGTCAAG agtgtcagcctgAGCTTTTGGAGAAAACAGACTTCCAGGGAGATGACATCCAAGTTAAGTCTCCGGATGCCGAGCATTGTCAGCTCGCGTGCACCCAGCACCCAACCTGCCGGTTCTTTACCTTCAACACTGG gaatttaAATTGCTTCCTGAAGGACTCATCATCTGGACAGCCAAGTAAAAGAGATATCCAATCTAATGCAATCTCTGGCTTTGCTCTCAAAGGATGTGATCCCTCAATAC AAACGTGTCAAAGGCTTCTCCACAAGGTGTATCCAAACGTGGACTTCCTGGGAGGTGATTTCCTGTCCCTGTTCACTGACAGCCATGAGGAGTGTCAGAGAGCCTGTACCAACCAGCCAGGCTGCCAGGCTTTCACCTTCCTCACTGAAAACTTCACACCTGAGCAGTACAG GTACAAGTGCCATCTGAAGTTCCTCTGGACAGTCCCCAGACCCCCTAAGGTCAGAAACCTCCCAGAGGCTTCCTCTGGATTCTCTAAGAATCTTGACCCACTTCTATTGGCAAGCaaagaag CCTGTAAATCCACCATTTTCAACGACACTGATGTCAAAGgggaggacctggagcaagTTCCTGCTGTGTCTGCGGAACACTGCCAGCATCTGTGCACGTCCCACCCACTTTGTAGCTACTTTAGCTTCCACAA AATACTACATACCTGCTACCTGAAAAACAATAGAGATATGATGAAGCTTGTGGCTGAGAAGAACATGTTTACTGGGATGCCAACGAGGCACTGTGCTCCTTCTAGTG ACTGGGTGTTTGCTGACTATGATGGGGTAGATTTCTGGGGCAACGACAAGAAGTTTGTGTTACTGGATGACAAGGAGTCTTGCAGGCAGGTCTGCAATGAGGACCCGGCCTGTCAGTTTTACACCTACCTTTCATCATCCTTTAATGATCCTGTATACAG GCGTCGCTGCTACCTGAAGCGGATCATCACCCTTCCCCTACCCCCTAAAGTGGGGTCGTTGCCCAACGTTGTGTCTGGATTCTCCCTGAATTGTGGGTTGTGA
- the LOC124467278 gene encoding coagulation factor XI-like produces MQFYVVGLLALCGHALSQECKTELLEKTDFQGDDIINMLSPDAEHCQLACTQHPTCRFFTFTTGNFKCYLKDSLSGQPSKKVILSKAISGFALKGCDPSIQTCQRLLHKVYPNVDFLGGDFLSLFTDSHEECQRACTNQPGCQAFTFLTENYTSEQYRYKCHLKFLWTVPRPLKVRNLPEAFSGFSKNLDPHLLGSKEACKTTIFNDTDVKGEDLEQVPAVSAEHCQHLCTSHPLCSYFSFHKILHTCYLKNNRDMMKLVAEKNMFTGMPTRHCAPSSDWVFADYDGVDFWGNDKKFVLLDDKESCRQVCNEDPACQFYTYLSSSFNDPVYRRRCYLKLIITLPLPPKVGSLPNVVSGFSLYCGLSTQAQIVG; encoded by the exons ATGCAGTTCTACGTGGTAGGTCTGCTCGCTCTCTGTGGGCACGCTCTCAGTCAAG AGTGTAAGACGGAGCTTTTGGAGAAAACAGACTTCCAGGGAGATGACATCATCAATATGTTGTCTCCGGATGCCGAGCATTGTCAGCTCGCGTGCACCCAGCACCCAACCTGCAGGTTCTTTACCTTCACCACTGG gaatttcAAATGCTACCTGAAAGATTCATTATCTGGACAGCCAAGTAAAAAGGTTATCCTTTCTAAAGCAATCTCTGGCTTTGCTCTCAAAGGATGTGACCCCTCAATAC AAACGTGTCAAAGGCTTCTCCACAAGGTGTATCCAAACGTGGACTTCCTGGGAGGTGATTTCCTGTCCCTGTTCACTGACAGCCATGAGGAGTGTCAGAGAGCCTGTACCAACCAGCCAGGCTGCCAGGCTTTCACCTTCCTCACTGAAAACTACACATCTGAGCAGTACAG GTACAAGTGCCATCTGAAGTTCCTCTGGACAGTCCCCAGACCCCTGAAGGTCAGAAACCTCCCAGAGGCTTTCTCGGGATTCTCTAAGAATCTTGATCCACATCTATTGGGAAGcaaggaag CCTGTAAAACCACAATTTTCAACGACACTGATGTCAAAGgggaggacctggagcaagTTCCTGCTGTGTCTGCGGAACACTGCCAGCATCTGTGCACGTCCCACCCACTTTGTAGCTACTTTAGCTTCCACAA AATACTACATACCTGCTACCTGAAAAACAATAGAGATATGATGAAGCTTGTGGCTGAGAAGAACATGTTTACTGGGATGCCAACGAGGCACTGTGCTCCCTCTAGTG ACTGGGTGTTTGCTGACTATGATGGGGTAGATTTCTGGGGCAACGACAAGAAGTTTGTGTTACTGGATGACAAGGAGTCTTGCAGGCAGGTCTGCAATGAGGACCCGGCCTGTCAGTTTTACACCTACCTTTCATCATCCTTTAATGATCCTGTATACAG GCGTCGCTGCTACCTGAAGCTGATCATCACCCTTCCCCTACCCCCTAAAGTGGGGTCGTTGCCCAACGTTGTGTCTGGATTCTCCCTGTATTGTGGTTTGTCGACGCAAGCTCAGATTGTAGGATGA
- the LOC124467276 gene encoding coagulation factor XI-like isoform X1 produces the protein MQFYVVGLLALCGHALSQECQPELLEKTDFQGDDIQVKSPDAEHCQLACTQHPTCRFFTFNTGNSNCFLKDSSSGQPSKRVIESIAISGFALKGCDPSIQCQPELLEKTDFQGDDIRVKSPDAEHCQLACTQHPTCRFFTFNTGNLNCFLKDSSSGQPSKRDIQSNAISGFALKGCDPSIQTCQRLLHKVYPNVDFLGGDFLSLFTDSHEECQRACTNQPGCQAFTFLTENFTPEQYRYKCHLKFLWTVPRPPKVRNLPEASSGFSKNLDPLLLASKEACKSTIFNDTDVKGEDLEQVPAVSAEHCQHLCTSHPLCSYFSFHKILHTCYLKNNRDMMKLVAEKNMFTGMPTRHCAPSSDWVFADYDGVDFWGNDKKFVLLDDKESCRQVCNEDPACQFYTYLSSSFNDPVYRRRCYLKRIITLPLPPKVGSLPNVVSGFSLNCGL, from the exons ATGCAGTTCTACGTGGTAGGTCTGCTCGCTCTCTGTGGGCACGCTCTCAGTCAAG agtgtcagcctgAGCTTTTGGAGAAAACAGACTTCCAGGGAGATGACATCCAAGTTAAGTCTCCGGATGCCGAGCATTGTCAGCTCGCGTGCACCCAGCACCCAACCTGCCGGTTCTTTACCTTCAACACTGG gaattcaAATTGCTTCCTGAAGGACTCATCATCTGGACAGCCAAGTAAAAGAGTTATCGAATCTATTGCAATCTCTGGCTTTGCTCTCAAAGGATGTGACCCCTCAATAC agtgtcagcctgAGCTTTTGGAGAAAACAGACTTCCAGGGAGATGACATCCGAGTTAAGTCTCCGGATGCCGAGCATTGTCAGCTCGCGTGCACCCAGCACCCAACCTGCCGGTTCTTTACCTTCAACACTGG gaatttaAATTGCTTCCTGAAGGACTCATCATCTGGACAGCCAAGTAAAAGAGATATCCAATCTAATGCAATCTCTGGCTTTGCTCTCAAAGGATGTGATCCCTCAATAC AAACGTGTCAAAGGCTTCTCCACAAGGTGTATCCAAACGTGGACTTCCTGGGAGGTGATTTCCTGTCCCTGTTCACTGACAGCCATGAGGAGTGTCAGAGAGCCTGTACCAACCAGCCAGGCTGCCAGGCTTTCACCTTCCTCACTGAAAACTTCACACCTGAGCAGTACAG GTACAAGTGCCATCTGAAGTTCCTCTGGACAGTCCCCAGACCCCCTAAGGTCAGAAACCTCCCAGAGGCTTCCTCTGGATTCTCTAAGAATCTTGACCCACTTCTATTGGCAAGCaaagaag CCTGTAAATCCACCATTTTCAACGACACTGATGTCAAAGgggaggacctggagcaagTTCCTGCTGTGTCTGCGGAACACTGCCAGCATCTGTGCACGTCCCACCCACTTTGTAGCTACTTTAGCTTCCACAA AATACTACATACCTGCTACCTGAAAAACAATAGAGATATGATGAAGCTTGTGGCTGAGAAGAACATGTTTACTGGGATGCCAACGAGGCACTGTGCTCCTTCTAGTG ACTGGGTGTTTGCTGACTATGATGGGGTAGATTTCTGGGGCAACGACAAGAAGTTTGTGTTACTGGATGACAAGGAGTCTTGCAGGCAGGTCTGCAATGAGGACCCGGCCTGTCAGTTTTACACCTACCTTTCATCATCCTTTAATGATCCTGTATACAG GCGTCGCTGCTACCTGAAGCGGATCATCACCCTTCCCCTACCCCCTAAAGTGGGGTCGTTGCCCAACGTTGTGTCTGGATTCTCCCTGAATTGTGGGTTGTGA
- the ciarta gene encoding circadian associated repressor of transcription a produces the protein MHSLGSSSKWPSYDSLPSTSSFLLSESDLTEDEADVFSSEGEGESVGSKASVGEGEGVHRLRLAFVDQDRFRAENGQAECRPHKATFPPQESPARNTMLGKGATSQGDLAFTKKCTELQHYIRPLLELLNGLKTGRFERGLSSFQQSVAMDRLQRILGILQKPDMGEKYLRTLLQVEMMLKVWFPQVIREPQVHSTQNLRSSLPPRWHQNQLHIPVKKRKLSWLDSDFTSEAPPHCKRLQPSDPHLPAPLREPATYASQPRDPRKPSEPRVAEIGKECGGRTLEHDLCEARRLSHPCRRREKGGGKLVISPPTPCGSPATQDSCVSSTIAVADSPQIPLPVGQLPRCCSAPGTAQAEGRPAAMTSQEVRGRSQSRSASLKPLNQEEEGFSSSVCT, from the exons ATGCATTCACTGGGCAGCTCTTCCAAATGGCCTTCCTATGATTCGCTCCCGTCCACATCCAGCTTCCTCCTCAGCGAGAGCGACCTGACGGAGGACGAGGCAGATGTCTTCTCCtctgagggtgagggtgagagcgTTGGGAGCAAGGCCTCAgtcggagagggagagggagtacaCCGGCTACGGCTGGCATTTGTCGACCAGGACCGCTTCAGAGCAGAGAATGGCCAAGCAGAATGCCGTCCCCACAAGGCCACATTCCCTCCCCAGGAGAGCCCGGCAAGGAACACAATGCTAGGCAAAGGGGCCACCTCTCAAGGAGACCTGGCCTTCACTAAGAAA TGTACAGAACTGCAGCATTACATCAGACCACTACTAGAGCTGCTTAATGGGCTGAAAACTGGGAGGTTTGAGAGAG GTCTAAGCAGTTTCCAGCAGAGCGTTGCCATGGACAGACTTCAGAGGATTCTGGGAATTCTGCAGAAACCTGACATGGG TGAGAAGTACCTCCGCACCCTGCTGCAGGTGGAGATGATGCTGAAGGTTTGGTTCCCTCAGGTGATCAGAGAGCCACAGGTTCATTCAACACAGAACCTAAGATCCAGCCTTCCTCCACGCTGGCACCAGAACCAGCTACACATCCCAGTCAAA AAGCGTAAGCTGAGCTGGTTGGACTCTGACTTCACCAGCGAGGCCCCACCCCACTGCAAGCGCCTACAGCCCAGTGATCCCCACCTGCCAGCGCCCCTGAGAGAGCCAGCCACCTATGCCAGTCAGCCCAGAGACCCCAGAAAACCCAGCGAGCCTCGGGTAGCTGAAATCGGAAAGGAGTGCGGAGGTCGGACTTTGGAACACGATTTGTGCGAAGCGCGCAGGCTTTCGCACccgtgcaggaggagagagaaggggggtgggaAGCTCGTGATCTCCCCTCCTACTCCGTGTGGCAGCCCGGCAACACAAGACAGCTGCGTCTCCTCCACCATCGCTGTGGCTGACTCACCGCAGATCCCCCTACCTGTAGGGCAGCTGCCGAGGTGCTGTAGCGCCCCTGGCACAGCTCAGGCGGAGGGCAGGCCAGCAGCGATGACGTCACAGGAAGTTCGGGGGCGGAGCCAGTCTCGCTCGGCTTCGCTGAAGCCTTtgaaccaggaagaggagggtttcAGTTCATCCGTCTGCACGTAG
- the LOC124467276 gene encoding coagulation factor XI-like isoform X2: MQFYVVGLLALCGHALSQECQPELLEKTDFQGDDIQVKSPDAEHCQLACTQHPTCRFFTFNTGNSNCFLKDSSSGQPSKRVIESIAISGFALKGCDPSIQTCQRLLHKVYPNVDFLGGDFLSLFTDSHEECQRACTNQPGCQAFTFLTENFTPEQYRYKCHLKFLWTVPRPPKVRNLPEASSGFSKNLDPLLLASKEACKSTIFNDTDVKGEDLEQVPAVSAEHCQHLCTSHPLCSYFSFHKILHTCYLKNNRDMMKLVAEKNMFTGMPTRHCAPSSDWVFADYDGVDFWGNDKKFVLLDDKESCRQVCNEDPACQFYTYLSSSFNDPVYRRRCYLKRIITLPLPPKVGSLPNVVSGFSLNCGL; this comes from the exons ATGCAGTTCTACGTGGTAGGTCTGCTCGCTCTCTGTGGGCACGCTCTCAGTCAAG agtgtcagcctgAGCTTTTGGAGAAAACAGACTTCCAGGGAGATGACATCCAAGTTAAGTCTCCGGATGCCGAGCATTGTCAGCTCGCGTGCACCCAGCACCCAACCTGCCGGTTCTTTACCTTCAACACTGG gaattcaAATTGCTTCCTGAAGGACTCATCATCTGGACAGCCAAGTAAAAGAGTTATCGAATCTATTGCAATCTCTGGCTTTGCTCTCAAAGGATGTGACCCCTCAATAC AAACGTGTCAAAGGCTTCTCCACAAGGTGTATCCAAACGTGGACTTCCTGGGAGGTGATTTCCTGTCCCTGTTCACTGACAGCCATGAGGAGTGTCAGAGAGCCTGTACCAACCAGCCAGGCTGCCAGGCTTTCACCTTCCTCACTGAAAACTTCACACCTGAGCAGTACAG GTACAAGTGCCATCTGAAGTTCCTCTGGACAGTCCCCAGACCCCCTAAGGTCAGAAACCTCCCAGAGGCTTCCTCTGGATTCTCTAAGAATCTTGACCCACTTCTATTGGCAAGCaaagaag CCTGTAAATCCACCATTTTCAACGACACTGATGTCAAAGgggaggacctggagcaagTTCCTGCTGTGTCTGCGGAACACTGCCAGCATCTGTGCACGTCCCACCCACTTTGTAGCTACTTTAGCTTCCACAA AATACTACATACCTGCTACCTGAAAAACAATAGAGATATGATGAAGCTTGTGGCTGAGAAGAACATGTTTACTGGGATGCCAACGAGGCACTGTGCTCCTTCTAGTG ACTGGGTGTTTGCTGACTATGATGGGGTAGATTTCTGGGGCAACGACAAGAAGTTTGTGTTACTGGATGACAAGGAGTCTTGCAGGCAGGTCTGCAATGAGGACCCGGCCTGTCAGTTTTACACCTACCTTTCATCATCCTTTAATGATCCTGTATACAG GCGTCGCTGCTACCTGAAGCGGATCATCACCCTTCCCCTACCCCCTAAAGTGGGGTCGTTGCCCAACGTTGTGTCTGGATTCTCCCTGAATTGTGGGTTGTGA
- the mrps21 gene encoding 28S ribosomal protein S21, mitochondrial, whose translation MSRHLRFVARTVMVQEGNVDAAYKALNRVLSVDGVLDTVKRKRYYEKPCRQRQRENYENCKRIYHSEMARKISFISRIHREDPWLGY comes from the exons ATGTCAAGGCACCTTCGCTTCGTTGCGCGTACAGTGATGGTACAAGAGGGAAACGTTGATGCAGCTTACAAGGCCTTAAACAG GGTGCTGTCTGTCGACGGTGTTCTTGATACGGTGAAACGGAAACGCTACTACGAGAAGCCCTGTCGACAAAGGCAGCGAGAGAACTACGAAAACTGCAAGCGGATCTATCACTCGGAAATGGCCAGGAAGATCTCGTTCATTTCGCGAATTCACAGAGAGGACCCCTGGTTGGGCTACTAG
- the LOC124467279 gene encoding glutathione S-transferase A-like, which yields MAKSMTLLWGSGSPPCWRIMIALEEKNLQGYNQKLLSFAKGEHRSQEVLDINPRGQLPAFKHGNNTLNESYAACMYLESQFKSQGHKLLPDGAAEQALMYQRMFEGLTLHQKLSDVVYYNLKVPEAERLDSAVKRNLETLATELKLWEGYMLKMEAGSYLAGKEFSLADITVFPVIAYAFRFGLSAERYPRLGQYNDLMNDRPSVKATWPPHWLESPGSDTLKDL from the exons ATGGCCAAGAGCATGACTCTGCTTTGGGGCTCCGGTTCCCCTCCGTGCTGGCGAATCATGATTGCTTTGGAAGAGAAAAACTTGCAAGGCTACAACCAAAAACTGTTGTCTTTTGCGAAAGGGGAACACAGATCGCAAGAAGTGTTGGACATTAATCCCAGAGGGCAG CTGCCGGCTTTCAAACACGGAAACAATACGTTGAATGAATCGTATGCAGCATGCATGTACCTGGAG AGCCAGTTCAAGTCTCAGGGTCATAAACTACTCCCAGACGGTGCAGCAGAACAGGCCCTGATGTACCAGCGCATGTTCGAGGGCCTCACTCTCCACCAGAAATTAA GTGACGTTGTTTACTACAACCTCAAGGTCCCCGAGGCAGAGAGACTCGACTCTGCTGTGAAGAGGAACTTGGAGACTCTGGCCACTGAGCTGAAGCTGTGGGAGGGATACATGCTGaag ATGGAGGCGGGATCTTACCTGGCAGGAAAAGAGTTCTCATTGGCTGATATCACAGTTTTTCCAGTCATTGCCTATGCTTTCCGCTTTGG gcTGTCTGCAGAGCGGTATCCCAGGCTGGGTCAGTACAATGACCTGATGAATGACAGACCCAGTGTTAAAGCCACTTGGCCTCCACACTGGCTGGAGAGCCCTGGGTCTGACACCCTCAAGGACCTCTAA